From the Streptococcus sp. 29887 genome, one window contains:
- a CDS encoding competence/damage-inducible protein A: protein MKAELIAVGTEILTGQIVNTNAQFLSEKCAELGIDVYFHTAVGDNEQRLLSVLELASKRSEIVILCGGLGPTEDDLTKQTLAAFLGRKLVFDEKAMAKLDRFFASRPGRVRTPNNERQAQIVEGSQALQNPAGLAVGGLIEQAGVTYVVLPGPPSELRAMFTESLQPLLNQSSQQLYSRVLRFFGIGESQLVTILADLIDKQTDPTLAPYAKVGEVTLRLSTKANSQEEADFRLNQLEEDILQRDKLREYFYAYGEKNSLVQTVAERLVEKNKSIAIVEQGTGGLLQSEVSLALAGQPYFSGGKVIGQLGTKSGRCSEEADGIREELQADLGLAVSVLIKPESTEDNVLVKVYLALADTSGISQKEVDLGGYSWQHIRQLACLQALDFVRNTL from the coding sequence ATGAAAGCAGAACTAATTGCCGTCGGGACGGAGATTTTAACAGGACAAATCGTTAATACCAATGCCCAGTTCCTTTCGGAGAAATGCGCAGAGCTGGGAATTGATGTTTACTTCCACACAGCTGTTGGAGATAATGAACAGAGGCTTTTATCTGTACTGGAGTTAGCCAGCAAGCGTAGTGAGATAGTTATTCTCTGTGGAGGACTGGGGCCAACAGAAGATGACTTGACTAAGCAGACCTTGGCAGCCTTCTTAGGTAGAAAATTGGTCTTTGATGAAAAAGCCATGGCAAAATTAGACCGCTTTTTTGCCAGCCGACCAGGTCGTGTCCGCACGCCCAACAATGAGCGCCAAGCACAAATCGTTGAGGGAAGTCAGGCTTTGCAAAATCCAGCTGGTTTGGCAGTAGGAGGCTTGATTGAGCAAGCTGGAGTGACCTATGTTGTCTTACCTGGTCCTCCAAGTGAACTTAGAGCCATGTTTACAGAAAGTTTACAACCTTTGCTTAACCAGTCAAGTCAGCAACTCTATTCTCGTGTTCTACGCTTTTTTGGTATTGGCGAAAGTCAGTTGGTGACGATTTTAGCTGATTTGATTGACAAACAAACTGACCCAACTCTTGCCCCCTATGCCAAGGTTGGTGAAGTGACCTTGCGCTTGTCCACCAAGGCAAACAGTCAAGAAGAAGCAGATTTCCGTCTGAATCAGTTGGAAGAAGACATCTTACAACGTGATAAACTGAGAGAATATTTCTATGCTTACGGTGAGAAAAATAGTCTAGTACAGACAGTAGCAGAGCGATTGGTGGAAAAGAATAAAAGCATAGCTATCGTCGAACAGGGAACAGGCGGACTTTTACAGTCAGAAGTCAGCTTGGCTTTGGCTGGGCAACCTTATTTTAGCGGTGGAAAAGTCATCGGTCAGTTAGGTACAAAATCGGGCAGGTGCTCAGAAGAAGCTGATGGCATTCGTGAGGAGCTACAGGCTGATTTGGGACTGGCTGTGTCGGTACTTATCAAGCCTGAGTCGACAGAGGATAACGTTCTTGTAAAGGTATATCTAGCCTTGGCTGACACCTCTGGCATTTCCCAAAAAGAGGTTGACTTGGGTGGCTACTCCTGGCAACACATCCGCCAATTAGCTTGCTTGCAAGCCTTAGATTTTGTACGAAACACTTTGTGA
- the recA gene encoding recombinase RecA, with protein MAKKPAKKLEEITKKFGDERKKALDDALKAIEKDFGKGAVMRLGERAEQKVQVMSSGSLSIDIALGAGGYPKGRIVEIYGPESSGKTTVALHAVAQAQKDGGIAAFIDAEHALDPAYAAALGVNIDELLLSQPDSGEQGLEIAGKLIDSGAVDLVVVDSVAALVPRAEIDGDIGDSHVGLQARMMSQAMRKLGASINKTKTVAIFINQLREKVGVMFGNPETTPGGRALKFYASVRMDVRGNTQIKGTGDQKDQNVGKETKVKIVKNKVAPPFKEVVVEIMYGEGISRTGELIEIGTNLGFIKKAGAWYSYNGEKIGQGSENAKKYLVEHPEVFDEIDRKIRIHYGLIEGEETPEVVTEEAPVAIEEVQDVILDLDGGIELEE; from the coding sequence TTGGCTAAAAAACCTGCTAAAAAATTAGAAGAAATTACAAAGAAATTTGGAGATGAGCGTAAAAAGGCGCTCGACGATGCCCTTAAAGCTATTGAAAAAGATTTTGGTAAGGGTGCGGTGATGCGCTTGGGAGAGCGTGCTGAACAGAAAGTTCAGGTTATGAGCTCAGGTAGTCTATCTATCGATATTGCACTAGGTGCAGGTGGCTATCCTAAAGGGCGTATTGTGGAAATTTATGGTCCGGAAAGTTCAGGTAAGACAACCGTTGCCTTGCACGCAGTAGCTCAGGCTCAGAAAGATGGCGGGATCGCTGCCTTTATCGATGCGGAACACGCCTTGGATCCAGCCTATGCAGCGGCTCTTGGTGTAAACATCGATGAGTTGCTCTTGTCACAGCCAGACTCAGGGGAGCAAGGTCTGGAAATTGCTGGTAAGTTGATTGACTCAGGTGCTGTTGACTTGGTTGTTGTGGACTCGGTTGCAGCCCTTGTACCTCGTGCAGAAATCGACGGTGATATCGGCGATAGCCACGTTGGTTTGCAGGCTCGCATGATGAGCCAGGCCATGCGTAAACTCGGTGCATCCATTAACAAGACCAAGACAGTAGCTATTTTCATTAACCAATTGCGTGAAAAAGTTGGGGTTATGTTTGGTAACCCTGAAACAACGCCTGGTGGACGTGCCCTTAAGTTCTATGCTTCTGTTCGTATGGATGTCCGTGGAAATACGCAAATCAAGGGTACTGGTGACCAAAAAGATCAAAACGTTGGTAAGGAAACCAAGGTGAAAATCGTGAAGAACAAGGTAGCCCCTCCCTTTAAAGAGGTTGTTGTTGAAATCATGTATGGTGAAGGAATTTCTCGTACAGGTGAATTGATTGAGATTGGAACCAATCTTGGTTTTATCAAAAAAGCTGGTGCATGGTATTCATATAATGGCGAAAAAATCGGACAAGGCTCTGAGAATGCTAAGAAGTATCTCGTTGAACATCCAGAAGTCTTTGACGAAATTGACCGCAAAATCCGTATTCACTACGGCTTGATTGAAGGTGAGGAAACACCAGAAGTCGTGACAGAAGAGGCTCCTGTTGCAATCGAAGAGGTTCAAGATGTTATTTTGGACTTGGATGGCGGTATTGAATTAGAAGAATAA